A section of the Humulus lupulus chromosome 2, drHumLupu1.1, whole genome shotgun sequence genome encodes:
- the LOC133814029 gene encoding uncharacterized protein LOC133814029 — translation MDDASDDEAQEVGWKVVVDAGKKKKKKTSGRVEGFVHAGKKLKETKSNIFFGGVKDETKLKILELMQMDVGTFPLKYLGVHLRPTKWKAADCGVILDKLHKNLNCWASRNLSFAGRAQLIHSVLLGIRNFWMSIFILPSKITAAIDKCCRDFLWGSRGNRSKFHLSSWEKVCLPKHLGGIGFREGKKWNVAVMAKYIWASSSKQDCLWVKWINSIYLKNHTIWSVPFKQDMSWYFKKLLKVRQSTDILSLQLAEKGGKFRVKKFYLSMISAQRALYAETVWNKIIVA, via the exons ATGGACGATGCTTCAGATGACGAAGCTCAGGAGGTAGGGTGGAAGGTTGTGGTTGATGCAggcaagaagaaaaagaagaagacaagCGGTAGGGTGGAAGGTTTTGTTCACgcag GAAAGAAACTTAAAGAAACTAAATCGAATATCTTTTTTGGAGGTGTTAAAGATGAAACTAAACTCAAGATACTTGAGCTAATGCAAATGGATGTTGGTACTTTTCCTCTGAAGTACTTAGGTGTTCATCTCAGGCCTACTAAATGGAAAGCTGCTGATTGTGGGGTGATTTTGGACAAACTTCACAAGAATCTCAACTGCTGGGCGAGTAGGAACCTTTCCTTTGCAGGGCGGGCTCAGCTTATTCATTCAGTGCTGCTTGGTATTCGGAACTTCTGGATGAGCATATTCATCTTGCCTTCCAAAATAACTGCTGCTATTGATAAATGTTGTCGCGATTTCCTTTGGGGTTCTAGAGGGAACAGGAGTAAGTTTCATCTCTCGTCTTGGGAGAAGGTGTGTCTTCCGAAACATTTGGGTGGCATTGGCTTTCGTGAAGGAAAGAAGTGGAATGTTGCTGTGATGGCTAAGTACATTTGGGCCTCTTCTAGTAAGCAAGATTGTCTTTGGGTTAAATGGATTAATTCCATCTATCTGAAAAATCATACTATATGGAGTGTCCCTTTTAAGCAGGATATGAGTTGGTACTTCAAGAAGCTGCTCAAAGTTAGACAGTCTACTGATATTCTTTCTTTGCAGCTGGCTGAAAAGGGAGGGAAGTTCAGAGTTAAGAAGTTTTATTTGTCCATGATATCTGCTCAAAGAGCTTTATATGCAGAGACGGTTTGGAACAAAATTATTGTGGCCTAG